In the Arachis ipaensis cultivar K30076 chromosome B10, Araip1.1, whole genome shotgun sequence genome, one interval contains:
- the LOC107620629 gene encoding uncharacterized protein LOC107620629 produces MTSPKNLKDIQKLTGRLTALSRFLGASAQKAIPFFKLMKKRAPYRWETECEGAFQHFKRVLAEPPILAKPQTGETLYLYLSITEEALTAALIRENEKKEQKPVYFISRVLQDAEARYSRLEKLAFALLTASRLLRQYFQAHSVTVRTDQAVKQVLQKPDLAGRMLAWSIELSQFDIKFEPRYAIKAQAMADFIAEMTPGDSTPESWKLHVDGSSNITSGGAGVILESQNGVVIEQSVRYEFPVSNNQAEYEALLAGLALAREVGAKVLEVNTDSQVISSQINGDYQTRDPLLQQYLAKVNKLKEGFEHVTIQHVPRERNARADLLSKLASTKLGHGNKSLIHEVVKSPSVSTTTNAHLTLSNQGSWTYPILQYLLDGTLPPDPKEGKRIKREAANYTIVVGQLYKRGFSQPLLKCVEPGDT; encoded by the coding sequence ATGACGAGCCCAAAAAACCTTAAAGACATCCAAAAGCTTACCGGCCGATTGACGGCGTTATCACGCTTTCTCGGGGCATCGGCTCAAAAAGCGATCCCTTTcttcaaactaatgaaaaaaAGGGCCCCTTACAGGTGGGAAACGGAATGCGAAGGAGCGTTCCAACATTTCAAGAGAGTCTTAGCGGAACCACCAATCCTCGCCAAACCCCAGACAGGGGAAACACTCTACCTGTACCTCTCCATAACGGAGGAGGCACTCACAGCAGCGCTCATCCGTGAAAAcgagaaaaaagaacaaaaacccgtatacttcataagCAGAGTCTTACAGGATGCGGAAGCTCGCTACTCACGCTTAGAAAAACTAGCTTTCGCACTCCTTACAGCCTCCCGGCTCCTACGACAATACTTCCAGGCTCATTCCGTGACGGTCCGAACCGACCAAGCGGTCAAACAGGTACTACAAAAACCCGACCTAGCGGGCagaatgctagcatggtccatcgAACTATCCCAGTTCGATATCAAGTTCGAACCCCGATATGCGATCAAAGCACAAGccatggccgactttatcgccgaAATGACACCAGGAGACTCCACCCCCGAATCATGGAAACTACACGTTGACGGCTCCTCGAACATCACTTCCGGAGGCGCCGGAGTCATTCTCGAAAGCCAAAATGGAGTCGTGATCGAACAATCAGTACGATACGAATTCCCagtctcaaacaaccaggcagaatacgaggccctctTGGCAGGCCTAGCCCTAGCCCGGGAAGTCGGAGCAAAGGTCCTAGAGGTAAATACCGATTCACAGGTAATCAGCTCCCaaattaacggagactaccagacacgagatcccctactccaacaatacctTGCCAAGGTAAACAAACTAAAAGAAGGATTCGAGCACGTTACCATACAGCATGTTCCTAGGGAACGAAACGCCAGGGCAGACCTACTTTccaaactagccagtaccaaactaGGACACGGTAACAAATCGCTAATCCATGAAGTCGTTAAGTCACCCTCCGTGTCAACGACAACCAATGCTCATCTGACACTATCGAACCAAGGATCTTGGACCTACCCTATCCTACAGTACCTCCTTGACGGAACACTGCCGCCGGATCCCAAAGAGGGAAAGCGAAtaaaaagggaagccgccaactaTACCATTGTCGTAGGACAGCTATACAAGCGTggattctcgcaacccctgctcaaatgcgtTGAACCCGGGGACACATAG